In the genome of Acaryochloris thomasi RCC1774, the window ACGGGCGGCTGTGACTTGAGCCCACCAGAGATAAACAGGGTCGCCTCCGCCATGCCGTAGCAGGGGTAGAAGGCTTCTTTCCGAAATCCACAGGGGGCAAAGGTTTTGGCAAAAGCATCCAGGGTGTCAGGGTTAATAGATTCAGCGCCGTTGAAAGCCAAGGTCCAATGGCTCAGATCCAGCGTGGCTCGCTGCTCTTCGGTAATTTTTTTAATACATAGATCATAGGCAAAATTAGGGCCACCGCTGATGGTGGCCTGTTCTCGGCTGATGGCGGCTAACCAGCGTACTGGCTTTTGAATGAACATTAAAGGCGGCATTAAGACGGCGGGTCGGCCACTATAGAGCGGCTGCAGAACGCCTCCAATCAAACCCATATCGTGATACAGCGGCAGCCAAAACACACCTTTGCTTTGTTCATTTACTTCAAAGCAGCGATGCAGCGACTTCAGGTTGTGGAGCAAATTTCCGTGACTGATTTTGACGCCCTTCGGGGTGGCCGTAGAACCAGAGGTATATTGCAGAAAGGCAAGACTATCCGATGTCAAATCAAGCGCTTTCTGGAGAGACAGCGGCGGCAGGGCATCCGTGGTTCGCCAAGTGAGCCGTTCCAGGATCGGGGCTTCTGCAATCCGGCGGTTGAGGTTTTCTAAGATTGATTCGAGGGTGAGAACAACGGTGGCGCCACTATTAGCCGCAATGGTTTCCAGACGCTCTAAAGAGCGATTCGGCCGGGGCGGATAGGCCGGAACCGCGATCATGCCTGCATAGAGACAGCCAAAAAAAGCCGCAATGTAGTCGAGTCCGGGGGGGTAAAGGAGCAGGATTCTAGCGCCAGGTTCCGTTAGGGGCTGGAGATGGGTTGCGATCGCATCTGCCCATCGATCTAAATCCGCATAGCTCCACTGGATTTTCTCGTCCTCGCCATCCACTAAAAACGTATAGGCCACCTGCTCTGGCTGACGGCTGGCCCTGTGACGAAGCAATTCCACAAGAGTCTCAACCTGAGGTGGGGATTCGAAGGGCTGCATAGAACGACTGGAGAGTGGATGACACTCTATTATCAAGCACAGGCGTCAGTAGCATGACGATAGCCCCTCCGCGAGAGACCGCTAAAATATCGGTGTATCGGTGACGAGCAAGAACGAGGGTGTGGTAATCACAACCGGGCTAGGGTTGAGTGAATCGACGCAAACCCTTAGATTTAACTAATCTTGAGCCATATCATGACAGTTGCAGGTCGGCGGTTAACCAGACAAAGGGAATTTTGATGACGCACCACAATCGACAGATTCAAGTCAGAATCTTGCAGAGCATTATTCTTCCGGTTGTGCTGTCTAGCGGCATTGTTCAAGCTCAAACATCGGCTCCGGCCCCAACCACTCAAGAACAGGACGCGATCAAGAGTCTCAATCGCAGCACGACGTTTTTTAACATCATGCTGGTGGTGCTGGCCTTGATTGCAGCCGTTGCGATCGCAGGTCTATGGCTTCTCCGCCGCGCCGTCATTCGAGAGGTCACCGAAGTTGTACAGGCTCACCTAAGAGAACTCAAGGACTTGAAGGGACAGCTTGCCCTCGCCAGCGAATCCGTCGAAAACGTCTTGCGAGAGTCAGAGGAACTCAGCAATGATTTAGGTCATGATGCCCAAGGCTTTCAGCAAGATCTGAGAACGAAAAAAGATCAGGTCTCTAAGCAGCTCACGACCTTCAACAAATCACAGCAGCAGCGGCTCACAGAGCTGGAGCAAACCCTCGAAGACGCGCGAGAAAATATTTCTCACATCGAAGAAGAAACCGAAAGTACCGCTCGTCAAATTGAAGCCAACCTCAAACAGCAGCAAGATAATTTACTCAAGAGCCTACAGCAGCAAGCCAGCGAATTCGGTCCCCGTCTCTCTGGCCTAGAGGACGACGCCCAGGGCCGCATTGATACGATTGTGCAGGCACTACAGCAGTCAGAATCAATCTTCACCAGCCAGCTTGGCGATCTGCAGGCTTCAGCCCAACGCCGCCGGGATGCTGTGCTGCAAGATTTAGAGAAAATGTCGACCAACTTCGGGCCACAGCTCTCCGCCCTTCAAAATGAGGTCCAGGTTGAGCGTGATGCGGTAATCGGTTACCTCGCAAACACGAAGGCCGACTATATTGGCCAGCTTGCCGATCTCCAGCAGGAAGCCCGCAAGCAGTGGGATCTGATTTGGCAAAACCTGAAGCAGATGGAGGCAGACTTCTCTCCTCAGCTCTCTGACTTAGAACAGCGAGCGCTGCAGAAAGCGATGCAGGAAAAAGATCAGGTACTGCAGCGGTTAGAACAGTTGGGCGGCCAGATCACCACCGAGCTATCCACGGCCCAGTCTCAGGTTTCTGGACAGGCCGACCAGACCCTGCAGGAGCTACAGCGCCTTGAGTCAGAGTTTTTAGCGAACGTCACCGAGTCCCGCGCCCGTGTCGAAACAGAAAAGAACACAACACTAGAGAGCGTAAGAACGCTACAGCAGGAAGCGGCGGCAGCACTCACCAATCTAGATGCCGATGTCCAAACCCGCAAAAACCAAACCCTGCTCGATCTCAAGAGCCTGACCGGTCAAGTCAGCAAAGAGCTGACGGATCTGCAGACCAGCCTGCAGGCCAGCCGAGATCAGTCACAGCAGGCCCTTCAACGGCTAGAATCGGGCACCACGACCCAGCTTTCGCAGCTTACGGCTGAGGCCAAGCTCCGTAAAGAGCAGATTCTGCAGCAGCTAGCGGAGATGACGCCCGCTCAGATTGCCGGAGATGCTCTCAAGGAAGTCTCAGAGCAGATCCAGAAAATCAATGAACCCTTGGAGCGGCTGCAGGCCAACCATCCTGATTTGTTCTTAGATGCTTCTGACTATGTGAGTCAGGCCCAGTCTCAATTTGATAAGGGCCAGTACGAAGAAGCGATTCGGTATCTCGATCAGGCGCTAGAGCTACAGGAGAGCAATACCGATCTTTGGTATCAGAAAGCCTTAGCCTTGGGAGAGCTGAAGGAATTTGAAGATGCGATCGCATCTCTCGATCAGGTTCTCGACCGCCAGCCAGAAAACGCTGAAATTTGGTACCAGCGCGGTCTATTTTTGCGCGAACTACGCCGGGAAGAAAGTGCCCTCGCCGCCTTCAATAAAGTCGTCAAAATGCAGCCAGAGAACGTTCGGGCCTGGATGAATCGGGGTCTGATGCTAGAGCGGCTGCAGCGCCTTGAAGAAGCCGTAGAATCCTACGACAAAGTGGTCGAATTAGAAGCCGACTCCCGCAGCGCTTGGATGAATCGGGGCTTTGCTCTCGGCATGCTCCAGCGCCACGAAGACGCCTTTGAATCCTTTGACCATGTCGTCAAGCTGAATGAAGAAGATGGGATCGCCTGGTTTAATCGTGGTTTAGCCCTAGAAACCCTGGAGCGCTACGAAGACGCCTTTGAGTCCTTTGATCAGGCCGTGAAGCTCAAAGATGACGGATACAAAGCCTGGAGCCACCGAGGACTCGCGCTGATTAAGTTAGAGCGAGACCGCGACGCCCTTGTTAGTCTCAACAAATCCCTAGAGATTCAGCCCGACTACGCCGATGCCCATTACGGTAAAGCCATCTGCTATGTTTTGCAGGGCGAAGTTGACCGGGGCTTAGAGACCCTAGAACGAGCCATCGAACTGAACCCCAGCCTTCGGGAGCAGGCCGCTGCCGACCCTGACTTCTATACTCTGCGTCGTGACGAATGGTTCCGGGAGCTAGTCGCCCAGAACTAAGCAAAAGAGAGCAGATTTCATCCGCATAGGGTCAGTGCATCGCCGGTCATAGCAAACGCTGTAGCAAATCATTGCGTTCACCGTTGACGTTTGCAACATCAAGCCTATGATAATGGTGTTCAATGCCTCCTGCAGCGATAGGTAGCTGCTCTACATTACTGGGTCATCAGAATTGCCGTTGAATATTAAGGGCCTTAGCAACCGTCGCCTCAATATTGCGCTACTGATCATGCTCGTCCTGCTAGGACCAGTCGTGGCAATTGCGACGTACAGCTTCACAGCAGCCGGTGAGCGGAACAGACTCTCGGCACAGTTCGAGAAAGACGTCGGGGAAAGCATTTTCGTCCTTGAGGCAGAGATCAAAGCCAACATTAAGGCACTCTTCGCACTACAGGCGCTCTATCACGCTTCAGACCGCGTCACTGCAGAGGAGTTTAGTGAATTTTCCAGCAGCATGCGCCAGCGCAATCCTGCCATCCACACCCTAGAGTGGATTCCCCGCGTATCTGCTGGTGAGCGCTTTGGTCATGAAGCCCGAGGCCGACGGCGATCAGACTTAGAAACCTATGAGATTACTGAACGGAATGAAGACGGCGAACTCGTCCGGGCAAAAGAGCGCAAAACTTACTTCCCGGTCTACTTGATTGAGCCATCAGTAGGGAACGAATCAGCAATCGGGTTTGACCTCGCCTCTAATCCCAACCGCCGAACGGCCCTCATTGAAGCGATGGCTTCCGATAAGCTCACGGTTACAGATCCCATTACGGTGGATCCCAAAGAACCCTCTAAAGCATTTCTTGCCTTTGTCCCGGTTTATACCCAGGAAGCAAAGACCTTTCCAGAGCGTTGGAATAATTTAGAAGGGTTTGTACTTGGCATTTTTCGCATTAATGAGCTGCTGCAGGAGTCTCTATTGGCCGACCGCCGCCACTCAGAGACCATGGCGTACCGGCTAGTCGATCCTGAGGCGGCCAGTGAACCTTTAGAGCTATATCGTTCACAGCCAAAGATTTCCCCCCTCCGCAAGCCGGATCTTTCACGACGAGCCGTCATTTCCCTCGGGCCGCAGAAATGGGAACTTTATATCCATGCAACTCCGGCCTACCTTTCAACCTACGGAAGGCGGCAGCCGCTGATTCTCAGCATCAGTATTTTTCTGATTTGGGAGCTGCTGGTGGGTGCGATCGCAATTCTACTCAAGCGCTCTATCGACCTTGAGAAGCTGGCTCGTCTGGACTCCCTCACGGGCCTCTCAAATCGCCGCTATTTCACAGAAACGATTCGCAAAGAATGGGAACGGGCCAAACGCCAGGAGCATCCTATCTCAGTGATTATGGTGGATGTTGACTATTTCAAGCACTACAACGACAGCTACGGTCACCGCGCCGGGGATGAGTGTCTACAGAGAATTGCTGCAGCTTTGAAAACCGCAGCTTCTAGGGCCACAGATATGATCTGTCGCTACGGCGGTGAGGAGTTCGTCATTCTCTTGCCTAACGTTGGTGCCCAGGGGACAACAACGGTGGCCCACAAGCTGCAGAACCAGATTAAAGCCCTAGCGATTCCCCATAAGACATCAAATGTGTCGAAGCGGGTCACCGTTAGCATTGGCTGTGCCACTCAGACGAACATCAAGACATCAAGCTGGGAATATTTGGTCGCCCGCGCTGATGCAGCCATGTACCAAGCCAAGCAAAAGGGCCGCAACCAGATTGCCCAAGGCAAGGTTGAAACATCATCCAGTGCTGAATCACAGCGTTAACCCTTTTCTGGGCACATCAATTTCAAGCGGACATGCGCAATCACAGGTGGTGCGCGGGCACTCTAGACATAGGTGCTTCTGGAGGTCGCAGCACTAGCTGCTCCCACCTTTGCGAAGTTGCGACCTTCTGGGCACCGTTCAGTAAACCCTCAAGGTTTCTCTTAAAGTCTCTCTTTGGCAATGATGCCTAAAGGCGGGGGACATTGTTACAGTCAGAAATCTTGGGGGATTACTCCAATGCTGGCATCATAGAAGATGGTCTCAAGTTAGCTGGCGAGAGGATGACCATCTTTTTCTATAAGGTCACTGATCCCTACGGGTGCTTCTCCAATTTCTCGCTGCACAGCGTTCATCTGCAGGGGCACGATTGGCCCACATCAGAGCATTTCTATCAGGCGCAAAAGTATCGGGATGTTGATCAAGCACTTTGCGATCGCATCAGACAAACCCCCACGCCAGAAGAGGCAGCAGCCCTCGGTCGCGGATCCCAGGTACCACTGCGCCCAGACTGGGAAAAGATTAAGCCCAAGATCATGTACGAAGTAGTCCGAGAGAAGTTTTCGACCCATGCCGATATCCGAGCCATTTTGTTAGCTACAGGTGAAGAATTGATCGTGGAAGATTCACCCAGAGATGCCTACTGGGGATGTGGTTTAGACGGTACGGGACAGAATCAACTGGGGAAAGTTTTGATGCAGGTCCGTCAAGAATTGCGAGCCAAGACGGCAACCTAACGGTCTGCCTTCTGTACTATTCTTCAGATTGGCTGCGTCGCCCTAAATCTTGCCAAGTGCTGCCCACGCCCTGCAAAATGCCGCGACCAATCAGTCCTAAACCACGCCCCACAACCTGAGTTAAGACGTATACAACACCTCGGCCTACAACGGTGAAGGTGGCCTGCAGAGGAGGTGCGATCGCATCTCTCGTCTCCAGCGCCAGAGTCACTATAAACGGCAGTCCCGAAAGCTTCTGCAGTTCTGCATCACGGGTCGCATAGATTTCCGCTTTTCTTAGCCCCGTCTCTCCCAACACAATTAGCGGGAACTGACTTTCAAACATATTCTTCGGTTCATACACCATCCGCCGCAGCCGATACTTCCAGGACAGCGCATTGCGGAACCGCTCAATGTCGCGGGTCGATAAAAGTCGTCGATCATAAAAGCGCTGCTTAATCACCTCAGTGGTGGCAAAGTGATTGAGCAGCGGCTGCATCACTGCATTGGCAAGCTGCACCAGCAGATTTTCTAGCAAAGCCTGGGCCTGGAACATCGCTTCAGGCGACCCCACCGCACAGGGACCGTTATTGACCAGCAAAGGGATCTGAAACAGCAGGTGGTTCAGTAGCTCCGTCACCTGAGGAATCGGGTCCAAAATCTCGCGGATCACCAGCTCCCGATCTTCGAGTAGGGTACTCACCATTTCCACCTCTGCCGCATCGGCCTGAGGTAAAGTCAAATACTTGCCAAAGTAATCCGTAATTGTGGCCTGCCAGAGATCGATTAGAAGATGCGATCTCTTCTCTAGTAGCTGTACTTGGGACACCTGCGAAAACCTAAGGTCATCGAGCAGATCCTCAAACCGCTTCAAAATCAGCACAAACAGCTCTTGTTTCTTTGGCCGATTGAGAATATCAATCTCTAACGGATCTCGGGTTTGATTCTCCAGGCTCGTAGATAGCTTGGCAAAAACGCCATCCAGAAGCAGGGTCTTGATCGTATCGAATTGCGGATTCGGCAAAGCGTTAAGATCACGACGCGCGAGGGGCGCATCACTCTTCGGCGACACCGGAGACTTCACCGTCGGCGGAGGCTGCTGCGGCTTAGCCACCGGAAGGCGACGAACCACCCACTGAGCCGCCCGCACTTCCCGTTCACGTCCGGTCAGAACCTGGCGCTCTAACCAAGACAAATTTGGGTTGCGAAGCTGATTTTCAAGATCTGTGAGGCGGGTCGATATTTGCTTTAAGCCAGAGGTGCGAGCAGACTGTCGAAGACTGGCAAAGGCACTCCAGCGCTTTTTCTCAGCCGGAGTCGGGGCAGAAACCATCGCCAACTGAGCGATCGCACTCGGCTCCCAACTTGTCTCTCCGGTCAGAATTGCTTGCATAACCTCCACTAGCTTTTCCAAGGGCGTTCCCTTCAGCCAATAGCCTTCAATGCCAAGCTGACGGACCTCTCTTAGCCCGGTCAGTTGGGCCGTCAAAATTAAGATCGGCAGCGTTGGGTAACGAGATCGCAGTTGCTCACAGAGCAAGGTGCCTGCATCCTGCTCAAGATTGAGGTCTAAGACCACGAGATTGACTCGCCCTAGCATCGGTTCATCCATCCTCGATGGATCCCAACGAAGTGAATCATCGAGGATGAGCTGTGGCAAAAGTTCAAAGACACTGCGCGGACTCGCCGCTTCAGCCACCACCTCCACCTGTGGGAACGACGCTAACCCCGTTTTAAATCCCAATCGAAAAACTGGGTCAGAGTCCACCAGCAAAAGCTGAAAACTCTGGTCTAAGCTGGATTGGAGATTGGGCAGAGAATCCATGGTGATCGGCTAGCGGGTTAAGCCCATATCAATCGGCAGATAGAGCATGCTTAGCTGAGGATAGTGTACTTTTAGAAAGTTGGGTAGAAAAATACTGCCGTGGTCCCTCTGAACGATAACAATCCCACGCGGACGGTGCCCTATGTCACCTACGTGTTTATTGCTCTCAATGTCTCAATTTTTCTGTACGAAGCCAGCCTTGGCCCTAATCTTGAGGCTTTTTTTCGTACCTGGGCCGTCATTCCCCGCGCACTAACCTTCAGCTTTGCCGGTGAACCCACAGGACTCCCTGTTGCCCCCCCCCTCACGTTAATTACATCACAGTTCCTCCATGGTGGACTGCTGCACTTGGGGGGCAACATGCTGTTCCTATGGATCTTCGGCAATAATGTTGAAGATAAGCTAGGGCATATTAAGTTCGTGCTGTTTTACCTGACCTGCGGAGTCTTGGCTGCCTTGTCTCAGTGGTACTTCAGCATGGATTCTCTTGTTCCGTCTCTAGGTGCCAGTGGTGCGATTGCAGGGGTGATGGGCGCCTACATTCTGCGGTTTCCCCGCGCTGAAATCACGACACTGATTCCCCTGGGTATTTTCCCCTGGACCGTGAGGATTCCGGCCGTCTTTTTCTTGGGGTTTTGGTTTGTGCAGCAGACCTTCAGCGGCCTGATGAGTCTTGAAGCGCCGATGGATGTTACCAGCGGCGGCGGCGGAATCGCCTACTGGGCCCATGCCGGAGGTTTTCTCTTTGGAGCCGTATTAGGCCCGGTTCTGGGTCTGTTCGCAGATCGATCTGAAGAAATTTATTAACCTAATCTCATTGCTAGATGAGACGCTTTTACCCCTGCAGAGATTGCTTAATGGACAATGCCACCACGAGTCGCCTGTTAGAAAATCTCAAGAATTCAGATCCTCAGGTCCGCGACCAAGCCACTCACGAACTGTGGGAAAGCTGGTTCTGGCAGAAAGGGTTGAGCGGACTCAAGCGACTACAGCGAAGTCAGGACTTGCTAGATGCGGGCAAGCTTGAAGCCGCGAAATCAATTTTGAATGATTTGATAGAGCGCCAGCCAGACTTTGCCGAAGCGTGGAATCGACGAGCGGTACTTCACTACACCCAAAAAAACTTCGATCAGGCTCGCCAAGACTGTGAAGCCGTGCTGAATTTGGTGCCGTTCCATTTCGGGGCGCTGCATGGCATGGGGTTGTGCTACGCATCTTTAGGGAAATATCGAGAAGCAATCCACGCCTTTAAAGCTGCACTGGATGTTCAGCCGCATGCTTTGATCAATCAAAAGCTGCTGCTAGAGTGCTCAACAAAGCTGTAGCTTCCCTTATCGATATGACTGCACTAAAGCCCTGGGTTCTTCGCGATCGCAACTTTATTTGGGGCCAAAGAACCTACCTGATGGGGATTTTGAACGTCACGCCTGATAGCTTTAGCGATGGCGGCCAGTTTAATTCCGTTGAAGCGGCTCTAAAGCAGGCAAAGGATCTTGCAGCGGTTGTCGATATTATTGATATCGGCGGCCAGTCCACTCGCCCTCAGGCGGTTGAGATTGATCTAAAGACAGAATTAGAACGCGTCATTCCCGTAGTCGAGGCGGTTCGCAAAGAGCTAACGATTCCGATTTCTATTGATACGACTCGAGCGGAGGTGGCTAGGGTTGCGATCGCATCCGGGGCCGACCTGATCAACGATGTCTCTGGGGGCACCTACGACTCGCAAATGTTTGCCACTGCAGCTCAGCTCAAAGTGCCCATCATCCTGATGCATTTGCGGGGCACCTCCCAAACCATGCAGCAGCTTACCGACTACAACGATCTGCTCAGCGATATCAGCAAGGCCCTAGAACAGCAGATTGCCGCTGCGGTTGAAGCAGGCGTTGATCGCTCAGCTATCGCATTGGATCCCGGCATCGGCTTTGCCAAAACTGGCCCTCAAAACATAGAGATTCTTCGGCGTCTCCAAGATTTTCAACGCCTCGGATGTCCCATACTGGTTGGCCCTTCTCGTAAAAGCTTTATTGGCCATATCCTCGACAAAGATAGTCCCCAAGAGCGAGTGTGGGGCACCGCCGCCGCCTGCTGCAGTGCCATTGCCGGCCGAGCTGACATTCTGCGCATCCATGACGGTGCCGAGATAGCAGATGTCTGTCGCGTCGCAGATGCAATTTGGCGAACGTCACCGGAAGAGTCTTTGTTACAATAGTTAAAGTTTTTTAATCAAACCCTACTTTCATCAGCTATGACTGAACCCAGCCGCATCCCCAAAGTGTCCCAATCTCGCTTTGGCTTCAATCGATTCGTTGAACGTCTCAATTCTCGGGTTGCCATGATGGCCTTTATCGGTGCTATCGTGCTAGAAATCGTAACCGGACAGGGCGTGCTAACCTGGCTGGGACTGCGCTAGAAGGGACAATCAACCATGCTGAAGAGTCTGACATTGGGGGCAGCGCTGTTATTGACGTGGGCACCCAGCCAGCCAGCGGCAGAAGCTTCAACAGCTTTGCTCAGGCAAGAGCAGCCCTTGCAGCTTGCCAAAAAGAAGAAAAAACCTGCTGACGTCGTGGTAATCGAGGCTGAAGTCACAGAAGAAGACATTGCCGGAACGCAGTATTACACGTTGTCAGGCAGCTTGAAGAATCGATCCGATGAGCCTGTGTTGAACCCACTGGTGTATTACGAAGTGTACGCAGAAGATACCGAGCAGATTGTAGCGGGCGGGTCGCTCTTGGTGCAGCCGTCCGTGATCCCAGGGAACGGGGAAGCCACGTTTAAAACCGACCTCAATTTCGGGGGGCGGGTCAGGATCACCCTCGTTCAATGGTTGACCCGTGAACGCGAGCCCAAGTCAAACGACCAGCGAGAGTTTTTCCCAAAAATTACGGATGACACTTCTGCAGACATTCCTGCAGAGGAAAAATAAACGCCACAGGAACTTAATTCTGTGAACCGTAAAATTACGGAGGTCGCTCCCCTATCTCTAGACGATACTGGTATTTAGACAAAATTTGCAGTACCAGCGTCGAAGAACAGGGAGCGCCAGAGTGTCATTTTATCAACCTCAAACCTACACCAATGTCACGGAAATATTGGTGAAAGCAGAGGTTCAGAAACAAACGGCAAATTTCAATGCGGATTGGGCTGAACACATGAGCATTCATGAGGTGATTGCCTACGCACTCAATCGATTACCGTCCAGATATGCCACCAGTCAAGAAGGGTTCTATCGACTCAAGCAGCTTGTTGAGCAGAAAATAGGACCACAAATACAGGCAGTGGTTGCCCAAGCACTCAAGGTTGTAAACGATCAGCCAACGCGTTTGACAACCCCCCTACGTCCGCTAGAGGAGATTGCGGCTGAGGAGGAAATTGCCAAGCTGGCACTGGATGCTTTGAGTGTCTAGAGTCAGATTGCTTGCTCAAGACTGCCGGGACAGCATCTTTTGAACCACAGCTTGGTGCAAAAGATGCGACCATCTCGGGTCCAACCTCCGAGAAGAGAGCGGAGTCCGATAGCCGTCCGCTCCCTATGTCAGCAGCCATCGTCTTGAAACAGGCCCATGCTCTAGATCCCTGACGGCATCAACAAACAACGTTGCCAACCAGCGCTAGCCGCCGGGAATTCTGCTATCTCTAGCTTCATCTCAGTGAACGCAGCCTAACCAGGCAACACTTCTGACCGGGCATCGCAATAGAATGTGATAATATAGTACAGGT includes:
- the folP gene encoding dihydropteroate synthase, with product MTALKPWVLRDRNFIWGQRTYLMGILNVTPDSFSDGGQFNSVEAALKQAKDLAAVVDIIDIGGQSTRPQAVEIDLKTELERVIPVVEAVRKELTIPISIDTTRAEVARVAIASGADLINDVSGGTYDSQMFATAAQLKVPIILMHLRGTSQTMQQLTDYNDLLSDISKALEQQIAAAVEAGVDRSAIALDPGIGFAKTGPQNIEILRRLQDFQRLGCPILVGPSRKSFIGHILDKDSPQERVWGTAAACCSAIAGRADILRIHDGAEIADVCRVADAIWRTSPEESLLQ
- a CDS encoding chlorophyll a/b-binding protein, which codes for MTEPSRIPKVSQSRFGFNRFVERLNSRVAMMAFIGAIVLEIVTGQGVLTWLGLR
- a CDS encoding DUF3685 domain-containing protein, yielding MDSLPNLQSSLDQSFQLLLVDSDPVFRLGFKTGLASFPQVEVVAEAASPRSVFELLPQLILDDSLRWDPSRMDEPMLGRVNLVVLDLNLEQDAGTLLCEQLRSRYPTLPILILTAQLTGLREVRQLGIEGYWLKGTPLEKLVEVMQAILTGETSWEPSAIAQLAMVSAPTPAEKKRWSAFASLRQSARTSGLKQISTRLTDLENQLRNPNLSWLERQVLTGREREVRAAQWVVRRLPVAKPQQPPPTVKSPVSPKSDAPLARRDLNALPNPQFDTIKTLLLDGVFAKLSTSLENQTRDPLEIDILNRPKKQELFVLILKRFEDLLDDLRFSQVSQVQLLEKRSHLLIDLWQATITDYFGKYLTLPQADAAEVEMVSTLLEDRELVIREILDPIPQVTELLNHLLFQIPLLVNNGPCAVGSPEAMFQAQALLENLLVQLANAVMQPLLNHFATTEVIKQRFYDRRLLSTRDIERFRNALSWKYRLRRMVYEPKNMFESQFPLIVLGETGLRKAEIYATRDAELQKLSGLPFIVTLALETRDAIAPPLQATFTVVGRGVVYVLTQVVGRGLGLIGRGILQGVGSTWQDLGRRSQSEE
- a CDS encoding late competence development ComFB family protein, encoding MSFYQPQTYTNVTEILVKAEVQKQTANFNADWAEHMSIHEVIAYALNRLPSRYATSQEGFYRLKQLVEQKIGPQIQAVVAQALKVVNDQPTRLTTPLRPLEEIAAEEEIAKLALDALSV
- a CDS encoding NADAR family protein; translation: MTIFFYKVTDPYGCFSNFSLHSVHLQGHDWPTSEHFYQAQKYRDVDQALCDRIRQTPTPEEAAALGRGSQVPLRPDWEKIKPKIMYEVVREKFSTHADIRAILLATGEELIVEDSPRDAYWGCGLDGTGQNQLGKVLMQVRQELRAKTAT
- a CDS encoding tetratricopeptide repeat protein, giving the protein MTHHNRQIQVRILQSIILPVVLSSGIVQAQTSAPAPTTQEQDAIKSLNRSTTFFNIMLVVLALIAAVAIAGLWLLRRAVIREVTEVVQAHLRELKDLKGQLALASESVENVLRESEELSNDLGHDAQGFQQDLRTKKDQVSKQLTTFNKSQQQRLTELEQTLEDARENISHIEEETESTARQIEANLKQQQDNLLKSLQQQASEFGPRLSGLEDDAQGRIDTIVQALQQSESIFTSQLGDLQASAQRRRDAVLQDLEKMSTNFGPQLSALQNEVQVERDAVIGYLANTKADYIGQLADLQQEARKQWDLIWQNLKQMEADFSPQLSDLEQRALQKAMQEKDQVLQRLEQLGGQITTELSTAQSQVSGQADQTLQELQRLESEFLANVTESRARVETEKNTTLESVRTLQQEAAAALTNLDADVQTRKNQTLLDLKSLTGQVSKELTDLQTSLQASRDQSQQALQRLESGTTTQLSQLTAEAKLRKEQILQQLAEMTPAQIAGDALKEVSEQIQKINEPLERLQANHPDLFLDASDYVSQAQSQFDKGQYEEAIRYLDQALELQESNTDLWYQKALALGELKEFEDAIASLDQVLDRQPENAEIWYQRGLFLRELRREESALAAFNKVVKMQPENVRAWMNRGLMLERLQRLEEAVESYDKVVELEADSRSAWMNRGFALGMLQRHEDAFESFDHVVKLNEEDGIAWFNRGLALETLERYEDAFESFDQAVKLKDDGYKAWSHRGLALIKLERDRDALVSLNKSLEIQPDYADAHYGKAICYVLQGEVDRGLETLERAIELNPSLREQAAADPDFYTLRRDEWFRELVAQN
- a CDS encoding diguanylate cyclase, with product MNIKGLSNRRLNIALLIMLVLLGPVVAIATYSFTAAGERNRLSAQFEKDVGESIFVLEAEIKANIKALFALQALYHASDRVTAEEFSEFSSSMRQRNPAIHTLEWIPRVSAGERFGHEARGRRRSDLETYEITERNEDGELVRAKERKTYFPVYLIEPSVGNESAIGFDLASNPNRRTALIEAMASDKLTVTDPITVDPKEPSKAFLAFVPVYTQEAKTFPERWNNLEGFVLGIFRINELLQESLLADRRHSETMAYRLVDPEAASEPLELYRSQPKISPLRKPDLSRRAVISLGPQKWELYIHATPAYLSTYGRRQPLILSISIFLIWELLVGAIAILLKRSIDLEKLARLDSLTGLSNRRYFTETIRKEWERAKRQEHPISVIMVDVDYFKHYNDSYGHRAGDECLQRIAAALKTAASRATDMICRYGGEEFVILLPNVGAQGTTTVAHKLQNQIKALAIPHKTSNVSKRVTVSIGCATQTNIKTSSWEYLVARADAAMYQAKQKGRNQIAQGKVETSSSAESQR
- a CDS encoding rhomboid family intramembrane serine protease — protein: MVPLNDNNPTRTVPYVTYVFIALNVSIFLYEASLGPNLEAFFRTWAVIPRALTFSFAGEPTGLPVAPPLTLITSQFLHGGLLHLGGNMLFLWIFGNNVEDKLGHIKFVLFYLTCGVLAALSQWYFSMDSLVPSLGASGAIAGVMGAYILRFPRAEITTLIPLGIFPWTVRIPAVFFLGFWFVQQTFSGLMSLEAPMDVTSGGGGIAYWAHAGGFLFGAVLGPVLGLFADRSEEIY
- a CDS encoding fatty acyl-AMP ligase — its product is MQPFESPPQVETLVELLRHRASRQPEQVAYTFLVDGEDEKIQWSYADLDRWADAIATHLQPLTEPGARILLLYPPGLDYIAAFFGCLYAGMIAVPAYPPRPNRSLERLETIAANSGATVVLTLESILENLNRRIAEAPILERLTWRTTDALPPLSLQKALDLTSDSLAFLQYTSGSTATPKGVKISHGNLLHNLKSLHRCFEVNEQSKGVFWLPLYHDMGLIGGVLQPLYSGRPAVLMPPLMFIQKPVRWLAAISREQATISGGPNFAYDLCIKKITEEQRATLDLSHWTLAFNGAESINPDTLDAFAKTFAPCGFRKEAFYPCYGMAEATLFISGGLKSQPPVLKTIQAEALTESKVVEAQPQDARRQTLVSCGRSLFDQTLKIVDPETQQCCRASEIGEIWVSGPSIAQGYWQQPEQTAETFAAYLNDSGPFLRTGDLGFLANGDVFFAGRLKDVIVLNGKNYYPQDIEATLDRCMPELQISGAAVFTVPVEGTEQLTALIEVDRRMVSRCRQPEESEVLFTTFRKAVWSTHELLISAFYLLKPGGLPRTSSGKIQRYLCRERVLAGGGDAIATSNSGP
- a CDS encoding tetratricopeptide repeat protein, producing MDNATTSRLLENLKNSDPQVRDQATHELWESWFWQKGLSGLKRLQRSQDLLDAGKLEAAKSILNDLIERQPDFAEAWNRRAVLHYTQKNFDQARQDCEAVLNLVPFHFGALHGMGLCYASLGKYREAIHAFKAALDVQPHALINQKLLLECSTKL